The following nucleotide sequence is from Scyliorhinus torazame isolate Kashiwa2021f chromosome 4, sScyTor2.1, whole genome shotgun sequence.
AGGCTAATATTTTATGTGCAGACCTGTCGGGGCTATTTTTAGATGTGTGCAAATTACAACGGTTGCTTCACTTTTTGCTGAGCTTTAACGAGTGGTGTACAGTGTTCCATTACCTTAATCTGCAAATCAACTAATGAAATCTGTATTGCATCTGAAAAATTACAATGCACATGTGTATATACACACAAACTCAATACTATAAGGTTGCATCATTCTACTAAGCAGCGTAACATTTCTTGATTCTACACAGAAAGCTTTGCTATCAGGCCCTGAAGTTTGCTGCTCAAAAGCATGAGTATATTCATTCTATTCTCTCAACTGTGTGTCTTTATTTATAAACTCATTACAGTTTTTACCTATACCTTCTCTCTTCAATTTTATATTCCATCCTGTCTTAATAACTGGGTGCTCAGAGTTTTACAAAATTCTTCCCATTATCGCAGCCATTATCCCTTCCTCCAACCCACCATAAAATAGCCAGTCATCATCCGTTTTTGTTTGTAAGGTTGTAGCAAGTCAGTGCATTAAAATAAGTTACATCGTGCAAAGAATTTTGTAAATACAAGCCTGAGTTTTTTTTACTTTGGGGTGTTTTGTTAATCTGGCCTATATTGAAAGCTGGGTTCCAGAGGAGTAAAGAGCCAGCTGGTCACCTTTAGGAATTTTATTATTGCTTAAGTGTAATTTCACAATTGAGGCCTCCATGATCTGCCATAACTCCATGAATTCTGCTTCTGTTGTTAGACCACAGCAAAGCCCTTGGTGCTGGTATGTAGGAAAGTGCAGTGCACGTAACAGAAGAGCTATCAGacaggttaaaaaaaaaatcataagaTTAAGCATAAATAATCAAAATAAATGAGTGGGAGGAGTCTCATTGTGGAGCACCATCAGGATGGTGGTTGTTTGTGCGCACATTTTGGGTTTTGTATGAATATTTAATGTCTTCATCTTTTTTTATTTGCCTGCTATAGAAATTATTATTCAATAGTTATTGGAGATAATTTGTAAGGCTCAGAATCTTTACTTTTAGTGAGGAATTGAAGTTGAGGCTGTTGGCAGAAGAACTGCAGGCATTTTTTTTTTGCCTTTTTCTGTTTGGTTAATGTTCTTACTGGAATTATCTATTCATTTGAGATGGGTTGGCGATGTGCCTCGTATTCCATTTTTCTATATTTTGTCAAAGAGAGTTAATGGATGACTTCAATTTCCCAGATCTGCTCTGATAATATTTCATTGTTGCTGAATAGATGGAATCTAATACTGGGTGGGGTAGAACTGCAcatgcaatgtttttttttaataagttaaaatgcccaattcttttccCCCCataaagcagcaatttagcatggccaatccacctaccctgcacatctttggttgtgggggtgatgcccacacagacactgggagaatgtgcaaactccacacggacagtgactcggggccgggatcgaacccagttcctcgttgccgtgaggcggcaatgctaaccattgttccaccgtgccaccctctgcaCATGCAATGTTGCTGCAGTGTGAATGTTTTCTTTCTGCTTCACAAAGCAAGAGGGTGATGCTGCTGGGAATGAGATGCTTTATAATGAAGGCAACAGTTGTCAGCATTAAATGTTCTGAGGACAGATGCAACATATATAAATGTTGAATCATGCACCCTTTATTTAGTCCCAGCAATGGCCTTCAGCCCCAAATTCAGAAGAATGCCCTTCACTCTGCTTGTTAGCATTTGTCCTGCACCAAACATCTTGAGGTTTgtacaggtggcattgccagccacTATCAAATTGAGGATAGTTTTGCATTTTACCCTACTCTTTGTGAGGAATAATTCAATGTGCATTGAGATGTATAACCTGTTAATTGATATGTTCTTGTTGTGTAATTTGTTTTTGGATGAATGTTGGGCAGATCACGGACGATTTGCTTTTATTTAATGTATCCACTTAAGCAGGGAGACTTCCAAAAAATATTTTGCTTGATACAAAATGTCTGACTGACTTTCTTTTTCACCTCTGTTTTGTTTCAGCTGCTGTTCCTGTTGCTTGGTGACATTACAGCTCAAGTAGAACCCACTCCAAAGGCTGCTCTATCTCTTTCTGGTAAATACCGTCACCATGATCGTTCAACAGGGAAAGAAATTTACTGTAATAAGTGCCCTGCAGGCACCCACGTGGCACAACATTGCACCTCATCATCATTGCGTGTCTGCAGCCCCTGTAAAAACGGCACTTTCACGAAACATGAGAATGGCATTGATCAGTGTCACACCTGCAGGCCCTGTGTGACTCCAATGATTAAGAAATTCCCCTGTACTGCCTTTTCTGACCGTGAGTGCACTTGCCCACCTGGTACTTTTCTGTCTAACAAAATCTGTGTAGTGTACACAGTTTGTGCAGTTGGTTGGCGCGTGAAGAAGAAGGGAAGTGAGACAGAAGATGTCAAGTGTAAACCTTGCCCTCGTGGCACTTTCTCTGATGTGCCTTCCAGTCCGAGGTGCAAAACACTCACCAATTGTTCAGAACAGGCTCTGGTGATCTTGGAACCAGGAAACCGAAAAAGGGATAACATCTGTGGCTTACCAAGCACAACTCTGAGCACAGCTACCAACGCACCAAGCACAGAGTCCGCTCACCACCACAATGGAGTACTGCCTGATGCCTCCACTCCATCAGGTAATTATTTGTGATTCAAATACACCTAGGCTAATGCACGGAAATTGAAGTACAGTCCCCATCACGTATAGTACACATTAACTTGATTTGTCCTTCTGAAGAAATCAATGAATTCTGTAAGTGTAGCATCTTGTGTTCAGCAGCACAATTACTGAAATCTGACGGTCAGATCCAAGATATCTAGAACGGGATCGCACTACAGCAAGGCAAAACGCATTTGAAGAAATGCAGTCAGTTCTTTTTAGATCCCATATTTCAGTCTCAGAACTTGTGCTTTTTAAAGCTGTGGTGGATTAGAAACAAATATTGTGACTTTAGTATTGAAATCTTTGGACCTATTTATTCAAACTAAATGTATGAATCTGATAAATTTGCTAATTAATGTTTTTGACTCAAACCAAAGCCAATACCATATGAGGTGATCAAGTTAAAATAACTGTACTTGAGTGAGATGTGAACTGTTTATTGTACATCTGTTTCTGCCCTGAAACACGATTAGCACGCCGTAATTGGCAACTTTCTAATTGACAGTAAAGGTAATACCCAGTTTGTGAACCTCTCCAATCATGTTTCCACCCATACCACAACATTGAAATGCTCAAAAATCATAGATGATATTCTGTCTGACTGGGAGCAATGCACTAACCATCCTCCTCATTCTCAACCTGCCTGAAGCCTTTGACATGGTCAACTACACCATCCTTCTAAAATGCCTTTCCTCTGTCCATTGGATGGGACTTCCCTAGCTTGGTTCCATTCTTAATTGTCCAGTTGTAGTCAGAGAATATCATGCAATGTCTTATCTTCCTGCTCATGCACCAGTGGAGTTGCCCAGGATCTTTCCTAGCTGTCCCTGAATGCCAGATATAACCTGTCTCTGACTGAGGCTCAGCCCAGGTGCTGGTGAAACACTGAATTGTTCTTTTGTTACATGCAAACTCTTCCAATAGCCTCTTGGCCAGCCTCCCAACTTCATCTCTTGGTAAACCTCTGCTGTATGTATCCTAATTTGCCTCAAGTCCTTGTTCTACAATacaccagtgctcactgacccacactggcttctTGACTAACAACAATTTGAATTTTAAATTGCCACCTATGTATTCAAGTCTATTtgttcccttgctctctccctatctGTTACATGCATACAATCATACAAAAtatgagcagaaataggccattcagggtCTCGAGCCTGATTtgctattcaatacgatcatggttgtcTGTTGATGTTTAATTTTCTACATTCCCATTTACCCTGATAACTtttagatttttgttaggcaatgGAGTCGTTCTACCTCTGCCGCAGAAATATACAATGAGATTGCTGCACCGCCTTCTTTAGGTCTCACAACTCTGACAGAAATAAATTTCCCCCTCTGTCCTGAACGGGTGACCCGGAATTTTAAAACCGtgtcctctagttctggactcgcccCAAGAGGAAgcattgtcaagaccattcaggatcttctaTACTTCAGGTCACTCCTCATTGTTTTAAACTCCAGCCttgcaatcctcagattctgtgttGTTCTAATTCTGACCTCTTCTGCATCTCCAGTTTTCTCTTGTCTCATTGTTGGCTGCTGTGCAGTCAGCTCCCTGCACTTTGGTGTTCATTTCCTAAAGTCTTTGCCTTCCTTTCTTTAAGGTGTTCTATTAAAACTTTGGCTAACTTGCTCTAATACCAGCTAACACAGCTGTAAAGTGCCTTGGTGATATTTTACAGCCCTCTTGCAGTGATCTCAATTTTTTTTTTGTCTGCTGACCACTTGGGCAGGCCACTTGGCCTGTTGAGCTAAAACCATTCTCTGATTTGCCTGTTTATTTATCAAAAATGCTGAAGCCATTTGCAGAACTGCAGCAGTCACCCTGGCTGAAATAGGCTGACTGTGCACCTTTTATTAAGTGCATATTCTTCAACATTCTTCTATGTTACTGGAGTAATACATACTGGGTATACAGCAGTGGTACATTAACTTTGTGAATTAGTTCAGTTGTTAATGATGTTCAGCGACATGTTGAGATAACCGTATGAACGTTTTGGAAGATTGATTTTTTTTGACTAATAAGTTTTGATCCTTCTGAGGTAAAGGAACCCATTTTGTTTAAATATTTTGCAGGTATTCCTAATAAATTGAGCACCACGGCTACATCTACAACCACAAATTTAATCAGTGGAGTGACCAAAGAAGCACAGCTTTGGCATTCTCCCCAGTTACGCTCAAATTCAGCTCTCTCCGCTTCGAAGAATTTTCAGCCTATCATGGAATCCTCGAGAGCTGGTGCTGATTCCAGACCTCTCAGGAAAGGCCCACCAAGGCCAAGCGCACACAAGCACTTTGACATAAATGAGCATTTACCGTGGATGATTGTTCTCTTTCTGCTGTTGGTGCTGGTGGTGACAGTAGTCTGCAGTATCAAGAAAAGCTCCCATGTGCTGAAGAAAGGCCCCAAACAAGACCCCAGCAGCATCGTTGAAAAAGCTGGTCTCAAGAAGCCTATTTCCCCGACTCCAAATAAAGAAAAGTGGATTTACTATTCTAATGGACAAGGTAAGCAAACAAAGATATAAAACTTCAACTGCAGTAACCTTGAAATTTCGAAATGCCATTATATTTAAGTTCCCGGATCCATCCCTGCACCAGCATGGAAATGGAACCTGCTTTTGGGGCTCTGGTTTCAATATTCGTTTTCATCATCCATTATGATGTTAACTCTGTTATTGATATAGAATTAAACAGCTTCCGGGTGCTGGATGGCTTGGGTGTGGTTCTGAGCAATGCTAACAGTGTGGGTTCAGTTCCTGTTCTGGCCAATACAGACTAGGGATTTGCCTCTTTCCCCTGTCCCTGAGAATGGAAGGCAATGACAAACCATAACTGACAAAAACCGCCAAAgaaacagctcaggatgaagcatcagcagactATGAGACGGGGACCTGCCTTTTGAGCAGACTGCACATAACCTTAGTTTACTGTACCATTCCATTAGCTTTCACATCATTGCCATCTAAGCCCAGCAGTGTCGTGTGCAGCGTTGTTGAATGTTCCATCTTTTCTCTGTTTCCCTCGTGTGTTGTTGACTGAGAAATATGATAATCCATGAGGTCTGTGTTCTGTTAATCACTTCACTAGCTCTTAATTATTACAGTTTATAGTTCTCTCGTTAGTGTGTCATTAAAAGTTAATGGATCAAGTCCGAAGCATCAATAGTTGTTCTCAGATTACAGTGGCAAAATAAGTTGATATCAAAGAATTTTCCCACAGTCTCCATTGTTCATGTTTTTTAAATGTATCACCAGGAAGTGTCTTCAAGACTAGAGCATAACTTGAGAATATAGGATCAGGAATTGGACGTTTACGCcagtcagttagatcatggcttgaTCTTCTCCTTAGACTATGACCCTTTGTCTGGGCAGTCCCAccgttgggaacattctttctgcatcttccctgtctagtcctgttagaattttataggtttgagatccaccctcattcttctgaactccagtgaatataatcataCCACCTCGATCTCTCCTTGTATGCCAGTCCTACCATCCCAGacatcagtctggtaaaccacctctgcacactctccatagcaagaacatccttcctcagctaaAGAGACCAAAAatgtatacaatactccaggtgtggcctcacaaggtcctgtagaattgcagcaagacattcctactcctgtactcaatgcctctTGTTTATGACGgccaacatagcatttgccttctttactgactgcagcatctgcatgcttactttcagtgactggtgtatgcggATACCCAGGTCTTGTTTCACTTTCCCTTCTCAATTTATAGCCAATCAGATAATtacctgccttcctgttttgctaccaaagtgaataatctcacatttatccaaattatactgcatctgccatgcatttgaccATTCACTcaactgtccaaatcacactgaagcatctccgcatcctcctcacagctcatcctcccaaccagctttgtgccatctgcaatttGCAACTATTGCATTTAGTTCCCAATATGTTCCCAATATATGTTAATgatatagctggggtcctagcaccgatccctgcaacaccccactagtcactgcctgccattcagaaaaagacaggagggatgtcagaggtaggttctttactccgagagtggttggggcgtggaaagcACTCCCAGCTACGGTAGTGGAgtcggatactttaggaactttcaagcggttattggataggcatatggagtgcactagaatgattgggagtaggttgatttgatcttagtttcaaactagttcggcacaacatcgtgggcccaagggcctgtactgtgctgtacagttttatgttctatgttcttactctttgtttcctatctgccaaccagttttctatccatttcattacatgtcccccaatcccatgtgctttaattttacacgctaatctcttttgTGGGACTTTGTGGGAAGCTTcctgaaaataaaaataaaccacatccactggctccccttcatcaattctactcgttacatcctcaaagaattccagtagatttgccaagcacgagttccctttcataaatccatgctgactctgtccgattctgccactgttttccaaatgctcttgtatTAAATCTTTCATAGCGGACTCCAGAATTTTCCTTactaccgatgtcaggctgactggcctgcaattccctgttttctctctacttccctttctaaatagtggggttacattagctaccccccaatctgtaggaactgttccagagtctatagaatattGGAGGATGACCACCAAGGCATCCACCAATTCTAGGGCCACTTGAGTACATTGGTATGTAGattatctggccctggggatttatcggtcttcaatcccatcaatgtcCTCAACACCAGTTCCCTGCAAATACTGATTTCTTTCAGCtccttcctctcactaaaccctgtgatcCCCAACAATTTTGGTACGTTACTTGTGTACTTTGTGAAGCCAAAACCGAAGT
It contains:
- the tnfrsf21 gene encoding tumor necrosis factor receptor superfamily member 21 isoform X2, with the protein product MGAFSLLWCFLPSLVAWSAATMHWSILTLLFLLLGDITAQVEPTPKAALSLSGKYRHHDRSTGKEIYCNKCPAGTHVAQHCTSSSLRVCSPCKNGTFTKHENGIDQCHTCRPCVTPMIKKFPCTAFSDRECTCPPGTFLSNKICVVYTVCAVGWRVKKKGSETEDVKCKPCPRGTFSDVPSSPRCKTLTNCSEQALVILEPGNRKRDNICGLPSTTLSTATNAPSTESAHHHNGVLPDASTPSGIPNKLSTTATSTTTNLISGVTKEAQLWHSPQLRSNSALSASKNFQPIMESSRAGADSRPLRKGPPRPSAHKHFDINEHLPWMIVLFLLLVLVVTVVCSIKKSSHVLKKGPKQDPSSIVEKAGLKKPISPTPNKEKWIYYSNGQGVDILKLVAAQIGSQWKDIYQFLANATEREVAAFSNGYSGDHERAYAALQHWTIRDPEANLAKLISALRHYKRSDVVENIRGLMEDTSQLDLEKLVSVLGSKNGVPPNPAVPNTTVEPSSADKTRVFFVDESEPLLRCDSTSSTSSSVLSRTGSFISKEKKDTILRQVRLDPCDLQPIFDDTLHILNQEELGMIEEIPHAEDKLDKLFEIAGGKSQDASQKLLDSVYSHLPDLL
- the tnfrsf21 gene encoding tumor necrosis factor receptor superfamily member 21 isoform X1, with the protein product MGAFSLLWCFLPSLVAWSAATMHWSILTLLFLLLGDITAQVEPTPKAALSLSGKYRHHDRSTGKEIYCNKCPAGTHVAQHCTSSSLRVCSPCKNGTFTKHENGIDQCHTCRPCVTPMIKKFPCTAFSDRECTCPPGTFLSNKICVVYTVCAVGWRVKKKGSETEDVKCKPCPRGTFSDVPSSPRCKTLTNCSEQALVILEPGNRKRDNICGLPSTTLSTATNAPSTESAHHHNGVLPDASTPSGIPNKLSTTATSTTTNLISGVTKEAQLWHSPQLRSNSALSASKNFQPIMESSRAGADSRPLRKGPPRPSAHKHFDINEHLPWMIVLFLLLVLVVTVVCSIKKSSHVLKKGPKQDPSSIVEKAGLKKPISPTPNKEKWIYYSNGQGVDILKLVAAQIGSQWKDIYQFLANATEREVAAFSNGYSGDHERAYAALQHWTIRDPEANLAKLISALRHYKRSDVVENIRGLMEDTSQFCVWSFNFPGIKPICHGSQEFMLDLEKLVSVLGSKNGVPPNPAVPNTTVEPSSADKTRVFFVDESEPLLRCDSTSSTSSSVLSRTGSFISKEKKDTILRQVRLDPCDLQPIFDDTLHILNQEELGMIEEIPHAEDKLDKLFEIAGGKSQDASQKLLDSVYSHLPDLL